In the Pogona vitticeps strain Pit_001003342236 chromosome 2, PviZW2.1, whole genome shotgun sequence genome, TGGAGGCATGCTTCAGTTTATATTAGTGTGCCTggttaaaatattaaattacaaGATGGAAGGGATAAAAAATGCAGCCtatagtaggacccctgtatctgggagggggatcagttccaagccccctgtggatCTGAAAAAGGTGGACAGTATTAAGTGCACAGCAAATACGTTTTTAGAGTTTAATTTATGAATTCCTTCACTGTATAGTGAGAACTTTTTTCCCTGTCAGaatcccccaccccacaagctgGTATGAATCCTGCCATAGATTCTCTGTGCTCCTTCGCTTGAGGTATTCTGAAAACCTGGCCTGGATGCAGGAATGGACTTGCCAGAATTTAAACTGCTTTGGGTGATCCAGTTTCATTCACCATAGGTTACAAAGGATAATGATTCTGTGGATGGCGGGGGTGTGACTCCTCAGATATTATTTggtggatggtgtgtgtgtgtcctactgcATGTGTGCACTCATATGGCAGCTTAATTCTGTAGGGAGCAGGCATACTTAATACACCTTTCATGAGTGGGTCTTCATGTCCTCAAACAGGACCTGCAGCACCCTACTAGCCCAAGTCCCCGCTTTCAGAACCTGAGTAACAAGTGAGCAGGTTTGCCCAAGCAGCCTAAAGTCACCTGCTCCTGCCAGAAGATAGCATTAAAAAGGGAAGAGGCTGCTACCATCTATCTGCTTTCCAGGTTAATGTTAACTCATATTTGATTGAATGGATCCTGCTTAATCTTTAATCAAAATTTTGGATTCAGCCCTGATTTGGTTCAGACCAAtttggatctgatccagatcCAAACGAAAATCTTGAAAGTCCAGTGTTCACACATCCAATAGATTTGCATGGagaaatcaaaatacagtggtgcctcgcatagcgaggttaatccgttccggattaaccttcgctatgctgaagcattgctgaacggggcagcgatttccattggaacgcattaaacatcgtttaatgcgttccaaataggccaaatactcaccgttcagcgaagcttcttaatggccggcagccattttcgcgccctcgcctcacttaacgagggcgcgaaaacgctgcgcgcggccattttaggccatttcccggcttccggcggccattttggccaccgaacagctgatcggcgggggtcgttttgcgaagatcggtaagcgaaacgcttaccggtcttcgcaaagcgaatttttccctataggaaaaacgttgtgtgatcgcattagcgatccgaaaaaacagatcgctatgcgatttaatcgttatacggtgcactcgttaagcgaggcaccactgtacttaatttttttccttcatggcTATGCACATTTCAAGATGGTAAAGCCATCATGATGATTATTTCTGCCAATTTCCAAACAAATAGGTTTGGATGTTTTGTACTATTCCTGTTTAAAATTTGTTAATATCTGTGTTTTTTCAAGACTATGGTtataaaaacataagaacataaaaagagccctactggatcaggtccatctagtccagcttcctctatctcacagtggccccaccagatgcctctgggagcacacgagatgAGTCTCCTgacacccctcccctgcatctggcatttggaggtactgtaccttccttctaagcctggaaattatacatccccatcatggcttgtagccTGTGAtaagacttttcctccaggaatctgtccaatcctctttgaaaggcatctaggccagatgccatcaccacatcctgtggcaaggggttccataGACTAACAATACACtgggtaaaatattttcttttgtctgttctcactctcccaacactcaatttgattggatgtcccctggttctagtattgcataagaaggaaaagagcttccctctatccactttatccacccctgcataattttataggtCTCAATGTTTGTGCCTTAATGGGGTTCTTGTGCACTTACTCTGTAAAGACAGAAGAAACACACTAAGCATCCCAGACTGCAATCAAACTCAAACATAACCTTATAAACTGGTTCCAAaacaaatgtgtttgtgtgtatctaCGAGTGCATGTTAGTGTGCAAGAGGATGATGGGGCTTCTAATATTTAAAGGAAGTTCTTAAAAACAGAAGTACTTCTAAAATAATATTAAGaaccacatacagtggaccctcgacttacagacttttcaagttacagacttctctggctgcaaaatttaggttcgacttgcagcctgagaatcgacctacagaccagaaaaaaaccaaaatggaacaaaaacatccgtccagttacggattaatcgattttcaatgcattgtaggtcaacggagcctcaacctacagacttttcgacctgcagccaccgttccaatatggattaattctgtaagtacaTGGTCCACTGTACAGCCTTGTTCAAATAAGTTATAAGTACAAAAAGTAAGGAAAGATGGGACTGgactgagaaaaaaagagaaggaagattgATATTCAGACACTGATGCAATGAATGAAGGAGAAACATAGGTGCAGTAAGAATAAAGCTACCAACAAATAGCAACAAAGTTATTTCACAAACATTGATCAGAAAATGCAGGCGAGATCCATGTCCAACTCAGGCTAGATACAAGGGAATGATGTGTTACAATTCATGCACAATGAATAGACTACTATTCAAATACACAACCAAGAAGAGGGCAGGGAGGATTAGCCTaggccagcgatggcgaacctatggcacacgtacCACAGTTGGCACGCAGACCCTCTCTGCGgacatgcaagccataagtcaccggatcgctacttcctccccccccccccagccaaacctcgggaggtggctgcagctgcggtAGTAGCACTTCGACAGAGCAACTGGCACTGgcagcagatctggagtgggttcttgaggcacctctgtgcccgggattcccccttccgctgccacttccggttcgACCGCCACCACTAGCTACCCACTCAGtttgttcccctccccccccccaagtttgggcactcaagcccaaaaaggttcgctgccACTGGCCTAGGCAATATAAATTAACCAAGACAAAAACGTTTGGAATAAGAGGAAAGACTTGGACTAATAAGATAGTCATCAATTCTAAACGCTCTCTGCAGTTTTTCAAAATTGATCTACTACTGCAAGAGCAGCCAAAAAGTACAAGAGTGAAGAGCTGCATGGGAAAAACTGTATAACTTCAATCACATTGCACAATTCCTCCTTGCAAGCACTCTTGATTAAAAGGTACTGAAGAGTCATTTCAGATTGCAAACTAAAACTGCCAAAAGAACTCCTATCATAACATCCTATCGTCTCATATGATGCTGTTTTACACCGCTGTATTTCTTTTAATGTCCACATCAAAGTTTGAAGCCAGTTGGACTAATCCAGATATGATCTGCACCAACTCTGGGTTAATCTGATCCATTTCAGATGTGATCCAAAtaaatccatttcagttgggAATTCAGCTGAATAAGTTGCACAGCCTTAGTTCTGAATAACTTTAAATTTGAACCTTTTTGTTTTCCTGGTTTTATCAAATCAGCTGGAAAATAAACAAGGTAAAATCAAATTATTTGCTTCAgctagagtagattcattgaatgaGCAGAATTAGTGAAATAATGTATATCCCGTTTATTTAGTCAACTACGGTTGGCACCAACAATTCAGCTCAGCCCATAACCTTGAAGTTATTATTGCTGCaatttattacagtatttgcCAAATCTTCTCTattctgtttaaaattaattcagTTACTTCTTCACCTATTATAGTCTCTGATTAAACAAttacaattaaactataaaaacAAAGCTTTTATTTAAATACTTCATATTTTCTTGTTTCATGCATATATTTCACAATACTTCTAACAATCACAAGAGCATTAGATCTACCAGCTTGCTTCAGTCCACAGCATAAATGATCCTACTATTTACATTTTCTAATGTGAACTGAAACTGCATTAATAGTATGTGCTAACATGTGCTGAAACAGTAAACTTTATTGGCCTGAACCAGACAATTTGCAACTGAAACTGGAACTGAATCCAAAATATAACCATTTGGCTTGCTAGTTATTATATTACTAATATTTAATAAGAATTGATATGTTAAAGACAGATCACACATAGTCACCACTGCCCATCAGCAGCAGTCATAAAACTTTACCCATGTGTTAAGATATTTCAGATTTTtgataaaatataaatttaagtAGTCTGATACTGCAACTAGATGTCTTAATGTGCCAACAATTAAGAGAATATAATGAATATCTTTCAAGCACATAATGAAGTGTGACTCAGATTTGAACTGGCCATACCAACTTAGAGTCATCCCAGTATATAGTACCATTACACTAAAAGAGATTTCTATGAGGAAAAGCGATAAGCTCCAGTACTGTTtttctgaaaaatgcagaaaatagtTAAAACaacacagtattttcttttttggtatcattttattgtgtttattgtatttgtatgcgtacataaaaatgttttccatttgggTAGGCAGTTGTTTTGTACTAAGTGAGAACAATAATAATTAGTGCTGcagcaagaaaaaaattataaatatgaAGTACATGGATGTTCACttgttaaatcaaattaaaatgagTGTTCTCAAGTTTTCTCTGGTAAGGCATGTTACTTAGGTTTATAATGTTTGAGAAAAAAAACAATCCTCTCCCCTGCTCTGGTAGTTGTATTCTGTTGATAACAAACAAAGATAAGAGAGTATATCATCATCAATCTTCTTCAGAACTAGATTCGTCCTCCTCATCAGAAAGCTCAGCAACAGGAAAACGTAGAATAGCAGCTACACCTGTCAACTGACCAAGCTGTTCTCCTGACACATGAAGACTAGAGAATATACGAACAGTACCCATGTTATCCCGCACGCTATCGACTAGCCGGACATACCGACTACGTGTAGCCACATCTTGGTGACGAAAAAGTTCATCACTGATCAATAAAGTATCAATAGCCATGGCTTCATTAGCATTTTCTACATGCTTAAGACCGTAAAAAGCCCGATCAGGCTCATGTTGTAGCATTTTATAGAAATCATCCAGGGCTTTGACTTCACCAGCTGCTTTAGTATCTGCAAGACGACTAGTTACAGCAGGATCACACAGAGCTTCTTTCAATGAATATTTATGTCCAGAGGAAGAATGTACCTaaagaaatacaacaacaaaaacacatttgccACTTTGACAATGGGTTGGGACAGAATAAATCAAATGATTTAACCACTTTGTtcttggaaagaaaaatatatacctGGAACATTGTTGATTATTTTAAGGCATGCTTTATTTTCAGCTGTTATGGAAACAGGATGACATCCTTCTGCTTGAATTTTGCTCTAGCCCTTTCTTTGCTAGACACATTTGCCCCATGtattaggatttaaaaaaaaccttgcaaagTAAGTTGTCAGATATGTTATGGCTTCAATGACAATTCTAATACATAAAGCTTAGCAGTCAGTTCAAGCAATGCAGCTAGAACTGTTTATAGTCAAATAATAagatttcatgtacagtggtgcctcgcttagtgattgctccgtttagcgacgaaatcgcttagtgatgttgtttttgcgatcacaaaagcgatcgctttgtgatgttctctatggggtattttcgctttgtgatgatcgcagggaagcgatcattgcaaagcccctaTTTTcgtacagctgattggcggtttcaaaatggccgctgggaaaaaaacatggccgcccgctgtgtttagggacggattcctcgctttagaggcaccgaaaatggcagcgctatggaggatcttcgctcaacggtgagttttaagcccataggaacgcactaaaGGGATTTcaatgtttctatgggctttttaatatcgcagagcaacgttttcattctgcagcgatttttgcggaacaaattaagaTCGctaagcaaggtaccactgtatagctgTTGTATTTATTGAACTCAATAAGAATTCCAGTATCACACCCAGAGGACATCCAGAATGTATCATTTCTGCTTTTCTGTATCAGTTTGCTGAAAAACATCATAGAACATTCTTGGTCCCAATGTCATTACTACTATGGCAATAGACTGAACATGGCAATAAGCTGAAATTTGAGACCACTGTTTATAACCATTCAGGTGACCATACCACAGAGTGTCTACATTGCAGATCTTGTTTTATGTGGATTTGGCAACAAAATACAACTGGTGCCTGAaggttaaaaataatacagttctTCCCACTTGTACTGCAAGCAATGTCTCATTCCTATTTCAACTAGGGAAATTGCTCATTACTATTGAGCAAACATTTAAGTGACAGTGTCTATACTATACAATAGATGGCAGAGTGCCCTTTCACAGTTTATTTCCaccaggattttagccatagtgAATTCATATGCAACCAAAAACAGTTTTCAGTATTACATTAATTCTATATACTGTCAGATCATGTCTGACTAACACTGTTTTCAATCTGTGTGAGATAtgtaagaagtggttttaccagtgctatcCCATAGTGAGTTTCACTGGCTGACACCACACTAACTCCCAATCTTTCAGATTAATACTTTCATGCTTCTAAGTGATGTTAGCTGTGTGCTGCCAAAttagttgtgtgccatcaagtcacttctgatttatggtgacccttatcAGAGTTTTTCGAGGTATGTGAGGTGTTCATGCAGTAACTTACCACAGGCACTCcctagagagtttccatggctgacagAGAATTTGAACCATTTTTCCTGAGTTCTAGCTTGACACTCTACCCACCATATGACTCTGCCTATGAGAAAATGTGCTCTCACAGAATGTATTACTTTTCATGTAAAAAGGTTTAGTATTACCATGGTGGCCTACAAGTATATACGGTGATAGCTTGAAAAATATTGGATCTAACTGAAAAACAATGTTATTCAAGCTTTCACGCCTGTATCAGTTTTATTTAGTGTTGATTATAAGAAATCTTGAAGGGTAACATTTCTTATATCATTTATGCCTCATTATCAAGGCATTAAATGTATAATGATGTTGTATATAAGTTTGGAATGATTTCACaattctgttattttaaaaagcaaaatggggTGAGTGACCAAAAGTGCACCAAAAGGTATGCCCCACTGAGCTCAAGGGTGGGGGCGACTCCTAAGTAAGTCACTGATTTCTAAGTCAGTTTCCTGCCTTGCAAGCAAGTTCCACAATATTCAACAGATGTCACTCCAAAGCATGGGTGAGCCATGTGTGGTACTCCATGCTGCTGGACTGTAAATCTTGTTAGCCCTAGGCAGAAGAGACAATACCAAAGAatgatggaaactgcagcccagcaacatctAGGGACCACAAGTTGCTCACCTATGCCTGCACTTAGGACTTACTGTCATCCATGAGTTAGCTAAAACATAAATATAGTGTGAGTAATATGAAAGGATTGTGGACTCATTTTTCTAAATCAACTTTAAAATAATCAATTTATAGTGCTGCCTTATATACATTTATAAGATAAATTATTTTTCCACATATTAATCGTTGGAACTTGTTTTGACAACTTTGGAAGCCTGACCGGCACCTCAATTCACTGTCAAGTTAAAACCTAGTTTTTATCAAAGCATTTAGGGCCTAAGCATCATGATCTGACCCACATGAGTTCTGATAGTGTGTGTGGATTTAAATGATTTTTCAGTTGCACTAATTATTCTAAATTGTCTTAAAGCATTTTCAGAAATGTACACATTTCAATCTGTGTTAAACTTACATTAAATTGTTATAGGAATCTTCTTTGTTCCAAAATTTACTTCGCACTTGCTCGGCACTCTGAGAACATCAGTAATGTAGCAAACTGCTGAAATCCTCTGGAAGTTGTACTCCATTAGATCCACAGAATCACTGGGGATCTGATGAGTCAATTATTCCATAAGctctactgattcaaatgggtctactgtagttgtgatttactatgctaaagtaaactACAACTGagaatagacccatttgaatcaatggaactagcGGGAGCAAtgaactcaccaaatctccactgatttaatgggctaATTTTAGTGCATCCTGCCAAACTAAACAGGATtttaaacataatttttaaaagagatatGGACAAATTAATGCATGCCATATCACTCAATGGCAAAACTACTGGCACAATTCGGAGTCATTTTTTACCTGCAAGAATTTGGAGCGGTTCTCCAACAGCAGTTTGTTGTCTGTCTTGACCGCCTGCTGGAACATGTAGTCGCAGAACTGCTCCCGCACGAAGCCCGGGCTGGCCACCAGGACGCACTTGACCACCTCGAAATTGATGTGCCGCTGGATGGCTTGCATGACCTGGTCGTAGAACCGCTCCAAGGCCCGGTCGTGCTGGGCGCAGTTCCCCTTGCGCTTCCGCGGGATGTTCACCTCCACTTTGGCCCGAGTCAGAGTCATGCTGGGGGTGACGAGGCAGACGTGGGCCAGCCCTTCCTGCATCACCACTGCCGCCACGTCGGCGCTCCACGCCGGGTCGCAGGCCTGCTCGATCCGCTCCAGCACCACGCTGTCCCACTGCTTCTTGGCCAACGTGAACTGCCGGTTGGGCTCCAGCTCGATGGTGTGGTAGGCGCCCATCTTGACGTACTCGTTCTCCTGGATGTTGGTGCCTTTGACGCGCAGCTGGCAGGCCTGCGAGTCGAAGTCGATGGTCTCCACGCAGAGGGTGAGGGTGGTGCGGATGCGGTTGCTGCCCACGCTGCCCGTGGAGGACTCCGTCTGCACCTTGCGGATGGTGGAGGCCCGCAGGCTGTCGCCCACCTGCAGCAGGTTGTAGGCGTGCCACATGTCCTCGGGGTCCTCCGGGATGAGCGTCACCTGCCCGGCGTTGTCTTTCTCGATGTCCTTCCGCACCAGCTTCATCCTGGCGGGCGGCTGGATGAACCGGGCCGCGGAAGCCAGGCCCGCTCGGGCCTTCCTATCCGGCTGGCTTAGGCCCCTGGCCGAAAGGAGCTATCCGCCCTCGCCACCCAGAAGGGAAAACCCTGGACCACGCGTAGGCCGCGCGCCTGTGGTAAATTTTCGGGACTGTGGCTCATAGGTTCGCCGCTCCCTGACGGTGTCTCTCCAGGGTCCGTTGGTGGCCGGCCGGCAGCCAAGCCGGAGAGTTGTTTCACCCGGCCCGCCAGCTCTGAGGCAGCGGCGGGAGGGAGTGGCGCTCCGGCCATGACGTCAATACCTCAACGACACTTCCTCCCCACCCCGACTTGCGTAGCATTAAGCTCCACCCACGCGGCGAACGTGCCATTCGCTGTGGAAGGCGCGGAGGAGCCCGCCAATCTCGGAGGAGAGGAGTGAGCACGTGACGGGCAAAAAGAGGGGGTGGGGTCGCTACGTCGCGACGTACGTACGAAGCCGTGGCTGAAGAGGAGGATTGTGGCTTGCTTGAGGAGGGAGGCAGGACATCGAAGAGGTCTTTGGGGTGGGATGATGCAAAAGCCGGCTGCCTTTCGCTTGGGAGCTCGGAAGGACTTGGTTTGGTGACTAGGGGGTATCCTTGGTATTTGTGGTGTTAGCATTaggttttgtcttttaatgacgcaagccgccttgggtcctttttcaggagaaaggcggggcaaaaagtaaataaataaataaatatgcattttaaaaacactgcaTGCCGATATTTATTTGCTAGTGGGAAAGTGCTAGTGGGGTATCCAGGCAGACTTTGGCCTCTTTCGTTGAGGGAAGCCTTGTTTCGTCGTGTTTTTGAAGACTACGTTTCgatttttcagtttatttttcattGATGAAAGCAGTACTTcaaaatctctctgtctctgtataGGGTTTTAATAAAGCTTGTACTCATGGTGTCCTGCTCTTTCTTTTTGCTGCACTGTATAATCCAAGCTAGATCACCATTCCAAAGACCAGATTCGTAGGGAGATGATTCCAAAATAAATCTCAGTAAGTTAACATCTAACGCAGCTAGATACTGTACTTAGCTATCAAAAGTTGGAAAGGAAGTGTATTTCTGGCAGTAAAAAAATAATGACTGGTCTCTTTGTTGGAAAATGATGTACAGATTGGTTCGTGGTtttattccttaaaaaaaaaaaagaattgctaagTAAAGCCCAGCAGTCACTAATAATCATTTGAAGGACTGGACGTTTCTTCAGAGGGACAAATGCTTTTCCATGCCTGATTCATTCAGTTTCCATGTTGGGTGGGGTGATATGTGTGCAGGAAGAACAGAGTCAGGAACAGAGGAAGGCATTTACCTTTCTAGTTTCTAAGCAGGCTCGGAAACAGACATTATAGTACCAAAATACTGGAATGCATAAAGTTCCTGGCCTAGATCCTGGCCTTTATGTGGTTGAGTTAGTTATTTTGATTTCCTGACTCATCGGGAGGAGCTGATGATTCATTGCCCCTTTCCATTAAACAGTTGAGCAAGATCCAAAATTAAAAGCTGTAGCTGAATGAACATGCAATATATACTTCTCCATTTATACAAAATTAGTGAATATTATGGGATGCACAAATATATTTAGCATATAGAAGAATTATACACCTTAGTTTGTCCACTGTGTGCACAATatgatttctgtgttttgaatACACATGAAACAATTCTGCAAGTGTTGAAAATGTACTAGTAGGTTTCCCAAGAACATTACACCTGTTGAACATTTTCCGGCCTTATACAACCTTAGCAATCTTGGTGCAGACCATTATAAGTGATGTTTTGCTAAGGTTCCGTCTGAATGGATTAAATTCTTTTCAGATTATCATGTCCTGCTATTTTGGTACCAGAAATACTTAGTGAGATGCAATGATGGAACTAAGAAAGAATTGCAAACCTATGTCTTCCATTCATGGTATCAGCTTCTGTGTGTACCTTAAAACTACAGCAGTAATGGACAAACCTACAGTGGTTCCAGACAGACTTTACAGGCAGGGGAGAGACTACAGTATATAATGTGGCACTCTCCCCCGCCCCCATACTAAATCTGCAATCTACAGTACATCTTCCAGGTCAGAGTGACTGGAGGGATGATGACCATTTCATTTGGACAGATTTGAGGGCTTTGGAATTCATCCAAGTGTTTTTGAATTGTGACTCCTCACTTTGGGGTATGCTGGCTAGGTCTGATGGGAACTGTGGGCCAAAAATATCTAGAGGATCATGGTTGCCCACCCTATCTGTACAACTTATATGTGtcaggatatacagtatatgcagttGTTATTTTCCAAATCAAGATGGTTAAAATAATTTGTAGCGGTGCAGTAGTTACTCTGGCATAGCTTTGTCTTGTCCTACATAAATTCTTAGAAttgctgtagatttttttttgtttctggcaAATAATGCAGAAGGACTTCCTGCTTTAACAATTCTTAAGAAGTAATATGTTCTGTGAAAATGATACCACAGTGGCTCTAGGACAGTTACAGCCTATTTTCCTGTTTACCCCCACAATATAAGAACAATTTTGCATCAGATGGGAAACTATAGACAAAACTGGCATATGTTTTTAATGTTGGGGTGGTCTGGGATCACTTGTTGAAAGCTAGCCcaacacattttgctgcctgagtcaaAGAAATAAATCTTAATTATACAGGCCATGGTACATTGCATCCATGGTGGATCAGATTATTTTGGCACTGAGGCAGAAATTGTTGAAAGCATtccctgattttaaaaatattctttgatgatatcccaaactgcagaagtctctgtgctgcaaggtcagaagaccagctgttgtaagatcaaatccacacaacggagtgatctcccgtcacttgtcccagctcttgccaacctagcagttcgaaagcatgcaaatgcaagtagataaataggtaccaccacggtgggaaggtaacggtgttccgtgtctagttgcactggccacgtgaccacagaaactgtcttcggacatacgctggctctatggctcagagatggggatgagcatcgccccctagtgttggacatgactggactaaatgtcaaggggaacctttacctttaccatctcAGTTTATCTCATAGTAGGCTTAGCACCAATCTTTTTTAAAGCCCTAAGTTCCAATGAAGTCAACGTGACTTAATAATTTCAGTATACATATGTTTCTGATCAGGCATCAGATCCCTCTTAGATAAATTTCTCAGAAAACAAGGATTGTTGAAGAATATTAAAGTTCTTTTTGAGTCTTTGGAATAATCAACCACTTTTGTATTTGTTATGATTGAATAAATAGTTTTGCAGGCACAGATCTTCTGTTGAAAATAATAGATCACTATTTGGCAATTATAAGTAGTGGAACTATCTTGTATTGTAATAaactgttccttttaaaaaatgaatgtgttaCATTATTTAACAAGGTCCACTTATCTGATTCTTGTGCAATTTTCAAGAAACGATTAGGAAACAACTCAGCATAAACACTGGCTGAATTCTCAGGCAGAAGAGTCATGCAAAAGGATGCAAAAGGAGAATCAGCTGAAACCAGGAATCCATAAAATATATTGGTAAACAATTTCTGTCATCCCTTTTTCAgttaaaagaatattttaattcCAAGGTCTTACGTAGAGATCATGagacattcctcttttttttaaagtctgagaATAAAATGCTGTTCTAATTTTCTGCTAACACAGGATATTTTGCTGTCACATTTGCTACCTATATGAACAtcaccacattttaaatttttatggATTATTTAGACGTCTGAAATTCCCAGGAGTGCTTCTGTTCTATAAATGGTGTCCATACACATCTTTAACCATCTTCATCAAAAGAGCAACTTATTGTTTAGGGGGAAAGCACTGAGCTGTGTTTGGAATAGCAAACAAAAATGCAGCAgcttcatgttaaaaaataactGCCATCTCATGAAGAAAGACTAATGTTAACTCTGAAATATGACTTCAGCAAAATCTGAACTTTAAACAATTATTAAAGAACTTTAAAGAATTGCTAGACCTGTGCAAAGCAACTAATTGCTGGATGCTTTTTCCGCATACATGAATAGAAAAGACTTTatatattgaaagaaagaaagaaagaaagaaagaaagaaagaaagaaagaaagaaagaaagaaagaaagaaagaaagaaagaaagagaaggtggaagaagTGTGTgcgctctgtgccatcaagtcagaactgacttatagtaaccctaaaaGGCTTTCTAggcaagtaagatatttaaggagtggttttatgagttccactctcccagtcagTTTgaatggctgagtgggaatttgaaccctcttctccagagaacTAGGTCATCTCTGTATCCACTCCACCACACTTGGAATCTCAAACAGGTGCTACATGTTGC is a window encoding:
- the PELO gene encoding protein pelota homolog: MKLVRKDIEKDNAGQVTLIPEDPEDMWHAYNLLQVGDSLRASTIRKVQTESSTGSVGSNRIRTTLTLCVETIDFDSQACQLRVKGTNIQENEYVKMGAYHTIELEPNRQFTLAKKQWDSVVLERIEQACDPAWSADVAAVVMQEGLAHVCLVTPSMTLTRAKVEVNIPRKRKGNCAQHDRALERFYDQVMQAIQRHINFEVVKCVLVASPGFVREQFCDYMFQQAVKTDNKLLLENRSKFLQVHSSSGHKYSLKEALCDPAVTSRLADTKAAGEVKALDDFYKMLQHEPDRAFYGLKHVENANEAMAIDTLLISDELFRHQDVATRSRYVRLVDSVRDNMGTVRIFSSLHVSGEQLGQLTGVAAILRFPVAELSDEEDESSSEED